The following are encoded in a window of Acinonyx jubatus isolate Ajub_Pintada_27869175 chromosome D4, VMU_Ajub_asm_v1.0, whole genome shotgun sequence genomic DNA:
- the SPATA31F3 gene encoding protein FAM205C isoform X1, protein MLSPTFILWDVGYPLYAYGSIIIIALIIWQVKKSHQEFRLGPNRSCCRRHRRVKQRAKDRTSRARRLSWEEAEKPWELLSVMKSQGWLPKEGSVRRLLCADPSCPICNAVALEIQQLLADVPWDAGALSSSNLEEPRTPVIQQDKRKSHSEGVLKKQEAAETCLGNKMKLFPHWINPEVKGQGHKESILSKDETVAKTMTKKVEKSPPSTKHPVRGAKWEKKTEEEGITFFDVPQSQDNELKQQPLQSRCSWLLGLPHNNSKHCPQLTGDTQPEHPPQISALTSAEGTGLYKENTQSRKTEFIGSQSSAFP, encoded by the exons ATGTTGAGCCCTACCTTTATTCTGTGGGATGTTGGATATCCCTTATATGCTTATGgctccattattattattgcattaATTATTTGGCAAGTGAAAAAGAGCCACCAAGAATTTAGGTTGGGACCTAACAGGAGCTGTTGCCGG cGTCACCGGAGAGTCAAACAAAGAGCTAAAGATAGAACATCAAGAG CTAGGAGACTTTCCTGGGAAGAAGCTGAGAAGCCATGGGAGCTGCTCTCTGTCATGAAAAG CCAGGGCTGGCTTCCTAAGGAGGGAAGTGTTCGGCGGCTCCTGTGTGCAGATCCTTCCTGCCCCATTTGCAATGCTGTGGCTCTGGAGATTCAGCAGTTGCTGGCGG ATGTTCCCTGGGATGCAGGAGCTCTGTCTTCTTCAAACCTTGAGGAGCCTAGGACTCCTGTGATTCAGCAGGACAAGAGGAAGAGCCACTCCGAAGGTGTACTAAAAAAACAAG AAGCTGCAGAAACTTGCTTGGGAAATAAGATGAAGCTCTTTCCACACTGGATTAACCCCGAGGTGAAAGGTCAAGGGCATAAGGAATCCATTCTCTCTAAGGATGAGACAGTGGCTAAAACCATGACAAAAAAGGTTGAGAAGAGTCCACCCTCCACCAAACACCCTGTGAGAGGAGCcaagtgggagaaaaaaacagaagaggagggcaTAACCTTCTTTGATGTCCCCCAGTCTCAGGACAATGAACTCAAGCAACAACCCCTTCAGTCCAGATGCTCTTGGCTCCTGGGCCTTCCCCACAACAACTCCAAGCACTGTCCTCAGCTGACTGGTGACACTCAACCAGAACATCCACCCCAAATCTCAGCTCTTACCTCAGCAGAAGGTACTGGTCTATACAAAGAGAATACCCAATCCAGGAAAACGGAGTTCATAGGTTCCCAGTCCTCTGCATTCCCATGA
- the SPATA31F3 gene encoding protein FAM205C isoform X2 — MLSPTFILWDVGYPLYAYGSIIIIALIIWQVKKSHQEFRLGPNRSCCRRHRRVKQRAKDRTSRARRLSWEEAEKPWELLSVMKSQGWLPKEGSVRRLLCADPSCPICNAVALEIQQLLAEAAETCLGNKMKLFPHWINPEVKGQGHKESILSKDETVAKTMTKKVEKSPPSTKHPVRGAKWEKKTEEEGITFFDVPQSQDNELKQQPLQSRCSWLLGLPHNNSKHCPQLTGDTQPEHPPQISALTSAEGTGLYKENTQSRKTEFIGSQSSAFP, encoded by the exons ATGTTGAGCCCTACCTTTATTCTGTGGGATGTTGGATATCCCTTATATGCTTATGgctccattattattattgcattaATTATTTGGCAAGTGAAAAAGAGCCACCAAGAATTTAGGTTGGGACCTAACAGGAGCTGTTGCCGG cGTCACCGGAGAGTCAAACAAAGAGCTAAAGATAGAACATCAAGAG CTAGGAGACTTTCCTGGGAAGAAGCTGAGAAGCCATGGGAGCTGCTCTCTGTCATGAAAAG CCAGGGCTGGCTTCCTAAGGAGGGAAGTGTTCGGCGGCTCCTGTGTGCAGATCCTTCCTGCCCCATTTGCAATGCTGTGGCTCTGGAGATTCAGCAGTTGCTGGCGG AAGCTGCAGAAACTTGCTTGGGAAATAAGATGAAGCTCTTTCCACACTGGATTAACCCCGAGGTGAAAGGTCAAGGGCATAAGGAATCCATTCTCTCTAAGGATGAGACAGTGGCTAAAACCATGACAAAAAAGGTTGAGAAGAGTCCACCCTCCACCAAACACCCTGTGAGAGGAGCcaagtgggagaaaaaaacagaagaggagggcaTAACCTTCTTTGATGTCCCCCAGTCTCAGGACAATGAACTCAAGCAACAACCCCTTCAGTCCAGATGCTCTTGGCTCCTGGGCCTTCCCCACAACAACTCCAAGCACTGTCCTCAGCTGACTGGTGACACTCAACCAGAACATCCACCCCAAATCTCAGCTCTTACCTCAGCAGAAGGTACTGGTCTATACAAAGAGAATACCCAATCCAGGAAAACGGAGTTCATAGGTTCCCAGTCCTCTGCATTCCCATGA